Proteins encoded by one window of Perca fluviatilis chromosome 13, GENO_Pfluv_1.0, whole genome shotgun sequence:
- the si:ch73-345f18.3 gene encoding uncharacterized protein si:ch73-345f18.3 isoform X1, with protein sequence MLRFFCSCCFSSENSANERQPLLHPRPSDLNEAISARQTRPTHSDAQIVMRIGRLVMRQLCVPELDQRFSDMAETFNEQHERYEAMVRHITNLRQSYGCNQNDTMALTECVGMIRDEHEARYRVSLQMKGYDFSLNVVPVGESEEEPLPPHLSLAQDEVKGTSESVKAIISKGTTLQELIGWLLRSKDQIAEQVKGAAETYQEQGRLNENLKENLKEVRRAKELSLGYKQRAGEVLTEAAQIAGAYL encoded by the exons ATGCTCCGTTTTTTCTGCAGTTGCTGCTTCTCAAGTGAAAACTCCGCCAACGAG AGGCAGCCTCTCCTGCACCCCAGACCATCTGACCTGAATGAAGCTATATCAGCCAGGCAGACCCGGCCAACACACAGTG aTGCGCAGATCGTGATGCGGATTGGCAGGCTGGTGATGAGGCAATTGTGTGTGCCAGAGTTGGACCAGAGGTTTTCTGACATGGCCGAGACCTTCAATGAACAGCACGAGCGCTATGAGGCCATGGTCCGACATATCACCAACCTGCGTCAGAGCTACGGCTGTAACCAAAATGATACAATGGCTTTAACCGAATGTGTGGGGATGATCAGAGATGAGCATG AGGCAAGGTACAGGGTCTCCCTTCAGATGAAGGGCTATGACTTCTCCCTCAATGTGGTTCCTGTGGGTGAAAGTGAGGAGGAACCACTGCCTCCACATCTGTCATTGGCACAGGATGAAGTGAAGGGCACTTCTGAGAGCGTCAAAGCTATCATCTCAAAAGGTACCACACTTCAAGAGTTGATTGGCTGGCTGCTCCGTAGTAAGGATCAAATCGCTGAGCAGGTGAAAGGGGCTGCAGAAACTTACCAGGAGCAAGGAAGACTGAATGAGAACCTGAAGGAGAACCTGAAGGAAGTGAGAAGGGCGAAGGAGTTGTCGCTGGGATATAAACAACGGGCCGGGGAAGTCCTCACTGAGGCTGCACAAATAGCAGGGGCTTATTTGTAG
- the si:ch73-345f18.3 gene encoding uncharacterized protein si:ch73-345f18.3 isoform X2 — protein MRIGRLVMRQLCVPELDQRFSDMAETFNEQHERYEAMVRHITNLRQSYGCNQNDTMALTECVGMIRDEHEARYRVSLQMKGYDFSLNVVPVGESEEEPLPPHLSLAQDEVKGTSESVKAIISKGTTLQELIGWLLRSKDQIAEQVKGAAETYQEQGRLNENLKENLKEVRRAKELSLGYKQRAGEVLTEAAQIAGAYL, from the exons ATGCGGATTGGCAGGCTGGTGATGAGGCAATTGTGTGTGCCAGAGTTGGACCAGAGGTTTTCTGACATGGCCGAGACCTTCAATGAACAGCACGAGCGCTATGAGGCCATGGTCCGACATATCACCAACCTGCGTCAGAGCTACGGCTGTAACCAAAATGATACAATGGCTTTAACCGAATGTGTGGGGATGATCAGAGATGAGCATG AGGCAAGGTACAGGGTCTCCCTTCAGATGAAGGGCTATGACTTCTCCCTCAATGTGGTTCCTGTGGGTGAAAGTGAGGAGGAACCACTGCCTCCACATCTGTCATTGGCACAGGATGAAGTGAAGGGCACTTCTGAGAGCGTCAAAGCTATCATCTCAAAAGGTACCACACTTCAAGAGTTGATTGGCTGGCTGCTCCGTAGTAAGGATCAAATCGCTGAGCAGGTGAAAGGGGCTGCAGAAACTTACCAGGAGCAAGGAAGACTGAATGAGAACCTGAAGGAGAACCTGAAGGAAGTGAGAAGGGCGAAGGAGTTGTCGCTGGGATATAAACAACGGGCCGGGGAAGTCCTCACTGAGGCTGCACAAATAGCAGGGGCTTATTTGTAG